The Burkholderia mayonis DNA window AACCTCATCGTGCTCGATCCGCCGAAATTCGCGCCGACCCGCGACAGCGTCGACCGCGCCGCGCGCGCCTACAAGGACATCAACCTGAGCGGCTTCAAGCTGCTGCGCCCAGGCGGCCTCTTGTTCACGTACTCGTGCTCCGGCGCGATCGACATGGACCTGTTCCAGAAGATCGTCGCGGGCGCGGCGGCCGACGCGAAAGTCGACGCGCGGATCCTGAAGCGCCTCGGCGCGGGCGTCGACCACCCGCTGCTGACCGCGTTCCCCGAAGGCGAATATCTGAAAGGGCTGCTGTTGCAAATCGCGTGATCGCCCCGATCTGAACGGGCGACGTAGTGCGAGCCCGCGCCGCCCTGGCCGTCCGGCCGGCGGCGGGGGCTTGACAGATATGTTTCAATAAACGATTGAGCGCCCGGGAAGTCTCGCCGGGCGCGCTGTTTTTTCAGCGGTTTTGACCCCGTTTCACGAACCACAGGCGATCGACGACATGGCCATTCCCGTCACTATCCTCACCGGCTTCCTCGGCAGCGGCAAGACCACGCTGCTCAAGCGCATCCTGAACGAACAGCACGGCATGAAGATCGCCGTGATCGAAAACGAGTTCGGCGAGGAGAACATCGACAACGAGATCCTCGTCCAGGAATCGAACGAGCAGATCATCCAGATGAGCAATGGCTGCATCTGCTGCACGATCCGCGGCGACCTCGCGCGCGCGCTCGCCGACCTCGCCGCGAAGAAGCGCGACGGCAAGTTCGATTTCGACCGCGTCGTGATCGAGACGACGGGCCTCGCGAATCCGGGCCCCGTCGCGCAGACGTTCTTCATCGATAGCGAAATCGCCGACGAATTCCTGCTCGACGCGGTCATCACGCTCGTCGACGCGAAACACGCCGACGCGCAGCTCGACGAGCACGAGGTCGTGCAGCGCCAGGTCGGCTTCGCGGATCGGCTGTTCATCACGAAGGCGGACCTCGTCGACGACGAGACGGTCTCGGACCTCAAGCACCGCCTGCTGCACATGAACCCGAAGGCGGCGATCAAGGTCGTGAACTTCGGCGACGCGGACATCAAGGAGATCTTCGACCTGCGCGGCTTCAACCTGAACGCGAAGCTCGAGATCGATCCGGACTTCCTCGCCGAAGACGAGCACGAGCACGCGCATCACCACCATCACGACCATGACCGCGACCACGCGCATTGCGACCATGATCACGGCCATTGCGAGCATGATCACGAGCACGGCCATCACAATCACCACCACGCGCATCACGACGACAAGATCAAGTCGTTCGTCTACCGCAACGACCGCCCGTTCGATCCGAACAAGCTCGAGGACTTCCTCGGCGGGATCCTGCAGATCTACGGCGAGCGGATGCTCCGCTACAAGGGCGTGCTGTACATGAAGGGCGTCGACCGCAAGGTCGTGTTCCAGGGCGTGCACCAGATGATGGGCAGCGATCTCGCGGCGAAGTGGCTGCCGGCCGAGAAGAAGACCAACAAGATGGTGTTCATCGGCGTCGACCTGCCGCGCGACCTCATCACCGACGGTCTCGACGCCTGTCTCGCGTAAGCGAGCGGCACGGCGCACAGGCTCGCACGATGCGGCCTGCGCGGGACGATTCGAACGGACCGAGCGAGCCGGGCGCGCGAAGTCGGCGCGGCTTCGCCGCCGTCGCCGATCTCGATAGCGCGCGGCCGCCGGACCGCGCGCCGCAAGCCGCAGGACCGCAAGACCTTTGACGGGCGAATCGCAGCAACGCAGATCGACTTGGCCGACCGCAAAGCCCACGCGTCACCGCAGCCGCAAGCGGAACGTCCGCGCGTCGGCCACGGGCAAGCCGTCGGCCGCTGCCGCGCGCATGCCGGGAAGGCTGCCGCGCCGGCTGCGGACCGACATGCGGACGTCATCGCTTTTTCCTGATTTGCGGGTTATATTTTCAGGATACCGCTTGATCGGCAGGGGATCGACCCGATACGGCGAGGGCTTGCGATTCAGTTACAATACCTGCCCGCTGGAGAAGGGCGACGGCAGGCCCGATCCTTGCGCGGAGCCTGGGCGGCGCGGTGGTGCGCCGGGGATGGCCGCCCGCCGGTCACGCGCAATCCGGTCCGCCCAAGGGAGTACTGAACGAGATGGGTCCGGTATCCGGAGGCTTTCGGCCCCGCCGCAGCGAATAGCAAACAATTGCAAGGGCTGTTGCGGGTAATCCCAAAGTGCGGGCAATATCCATGGATTCGCCGCACATTGAAGAAGCAAGCAGATGACGAAGAAACTCTTGACCGAAGCCGAAATCCTGAAGATGAGCGACAAGGATTACATGAATGAGGATCAGCTCGCCTTCTTCAAAAATCGGCTCGAACAATTGCAGGCGGAAATTCTCCGCAATGCGGGCCAGACGACCGAGAATCTGCGCGAAACGGTGATCGTGCCGGACCCCGCCGATCGCGCGACGATCGAGGAAGAGCACGCGCTCGAACTGCGCACGCGCGACCGCGAACGGAAGCTTCTCAAGAAGGTCCAGCAGTCGCTCGCCCGCATCGATTCGGGCGATTACGGTTGGTGCGAAGAGACGGGCGAGCCGATCGGCATCCCGCGTCTGCTCGCACGTCCGACGGCCACGCTGTCGCTCGAAGCGCAAGAGCGCCGCGAGCTGCGTCAGAAGCTGTTCGGCGACTGACCTTCCCGGCGCGGCCCGCCTTCCGCGCCCGACACGCTTTGCACAAAGCGCGCGGCCTGCCGCGCGCTTTTGTTTTTCCCGCCGTCGCGCCCTTTCTCCTCGCGGCGATGCCCGTCGCACGCCGCTCTTGATATCGCGGCGCCCGCCCTAAAATGAAGACAATGCGCGTTGAGCCAGCCGCCAGGCCGCGGCTTCCGCGCGCCCCGCATCCCCCGTCTTTCTCGAGGAATACAGATGGAGCAATTTCACGGCACGACGATCGTCTCCGTGCGGCGCGGCGACAAGGTCGCGCTCGGCGGCGACGGCCAGGTCACGCTCGGCAACATCGTGATGAAGGGCGGTGCGCGCAAAGTGCGCCGCATCTATAACAACCAGGTGCTCGTCGGCTTCGCGGGCGGCACGGCCGACGCGTTCTCGCTCCTCGACCGCTTCGAGGCGAAGCTCGAAAAGCACCAGGGCAACCTGACGCGCGCCGCCGTCGAGCTCGCGAAGGACTGGCGCACGGACCGGATGCTGCGCCGTCTCGAAGCGATGCTGATCACGGCCGATGCGAGCACGACGCTCGTCATCACCGGCAACGGCGACGTGCTCGACCCGGAAGGCGGGATCTGCGCGATCGGCTCGGGCGGCGCGTACGCACAGGCCGCCGCGCGCGCGCTCGCGGAGAACACCGATCTGTCCCCGCGCGACATCGTGGAGAAGGCGCTCGAGATCGCGGGCGACATGTGCATCTACACGAATCACAACCGGATCATCGAGACCATCGAGTAAGGACGAAGCAATGAGCACCATGACCCCTGCCGAGATCGTCTCGGAACTCGACAAGCACATCATCGGCCAGGACAAGGCGAAGCGGGCCGTCGCGGTCGCGCTGCGCAACCGCTGGCGCCGCCAGCAGGTTGCCGATCCGCTGCGCACGGAAATCACGCCGAAGAACATCCTGATGATCGGGCCGACGGGCGTCGGCAAGACCGAAATCGCGCGCCGCCTCGCGAAGCTCGCCGATGCGCCGTTCATCAAGATCGAAGCGACCAAGTTCACCGAAGTCGGTTACGTCGGCCGCGACGTCGACAGCATCGTGCGCGACCTGATGGAGACCTCGGTCAAGCAGACGCGCGAAGCGGAAATGCGCAAGGTGCGCAGCAAGGCGACCGACCAGGCCGAGGACCGCATCCTCGACATCCTGCTGCCGCAGCCGCGCGCGGTCGGCTTCGGCGCGAGCGCCGAGCACGCGAACGACGACAACAACGCGACCCGCCAGACGTTCCGCAAGCGCCTGCGCGAAGGCCAGCTCGACGACAAGGACGTCGAGCTCGACATCGAGCAGCCGACGGTCGGCATGGACATCATGGCGCCGCCGGGCATGGAAGAGATGACCGAGCAGATCCGCTCGATGTTCTCGAACCTGGGCGGCGGCAAGAAGACACGCCGCAAGCTGAAGATCAAGGAAGCGCTGAAGCTGCTCACCGACGAGGAAGCGGCGAAGATGCTGAACGAAGAGGAAGTGAAGACGAAGGCCGTGCAGAACGTCGAGCAGAACGGCATCGTGTTCCTCGACGAGATCGACAAGATCACGTCGCGCAACCACGAAGGCGGCGGCGGCGAGGTGTCGCGGCAGGGCGTTCAGCGCGATCTGCTGCCGCTCGTCGAGGGTACGACGATCAACACGAAGTACGGGATGGTGAAGACCGATCACATCCTGTTCATCGCGAGCGGCGCGTTCCATCTCG harbors:
- the hslU gene encoding ATP-dependent protease ATPase subunit HslU, producing the protein MSTMTPAEIVSELDKHIIGQDKAKRAVAVALRNRWRRQQVADPLRTEITPKNILMIGPTGVGKTEIARRLAKLADAPFIKIEATKFTEVGYVGRDVDSIVRDLMETSVKQTREAEMRKVRSKATDQAEDRILDILLPQPRAVGFGASAEHANDDNNATRQTFRKRLREGQLDDKDVELDIEQPTVGMDIMAPPGMEEMTEQIRSMFSNLGGGKKTRRKLKIKEALKLLTDEEAAKMLNEEEVKTKAVQNVEQNGIVFLDEIDKITSRNHEGGGGEVSRQGVQRDLLPLVEGTTINTKYGMVKTDHILFIASGAFHLAKPSDLIPELQGRFPIRVELDSLSVKDFEAILIATDASLVKQYQALLATEDVQLEFADDGIRRLAEIAYSVNEKTENIGARRLYTVIEKLLEEVSFAAGNHAGQSVTIDAAYVDRALGEVSKDEDLSRYVL
- the hslV gene encoding ATP-dependent protease subunit HslV; protein product: MEQFHGTTIVSVRRGDKVALGGDGQVTLGNIVMKGGARKVRRIYNNQVLVGFAGGTADAFSLLDRFEAKLEKHQGNLTRAAVELAKDWRTDRMLRRLEAMLITADASTTLVITGNGDVLDPEGGICAIGSGGAYAQAAARALAENTDLSPRDIVEKALEIAGDMCIYTNHNRIIETIE
- a CDS encoding CobW family GTP-binding protein; its protein translation is MAIPVTILTGFLGSGKTTLLKRILNEQHGMKIAVIENEFGEENIDNEILVQESNEQIIQMSNGCICCTIRGDLARALADLAAKKRDGKFDFDRVVIETTGLANPGPVAQTFFIDSEIADEFLLDAVITLVDAKHADAQLDEHEVVQRQVGFADRLFITKADLVDDETVSDLKHRLLHMNPKAAIKVVNFGDADIKEIFDLRGFNLNAKLEIDPDFLAEDEHEHAHHHHHDHDRDHAHCDHDHGHCEHDHEHGHHNHHHAHHDDKIKSFVYRNDRPFDPNKLEDFLGGILQIYGERMLRYKGVLYMKGVDRKVVFQGVHQMMGSDLAAKWLPAEKKTNKMVFIGVDLPRDLITDGLDACLA
- the dksA gene encoding RNA polymerase-binding protein DksA, with translation MTKKLLTEAEILKMSDKDYMNEDQLAFFKNRLEQLQAEILRNAGQTTENLRETVIVPDPADRATIEEEHALELRTRDRERKLLKKVQQSLARIDSGDYGWCEETGEPIGIPRLLARPTATLSLEAQERRELRQKLFGD